The Candidatus Dependentiae bacterium genome includes a window with the following:
- a CDS encoding thioredoxin family protein, translated as MHLLRSLIIPFLIATSIFGESTPHIQTIKKSENELEVSLIFNLEPNQLLYKDSLHVSVDHPDIHVSALESLQEPVKRYDPATKETQLVYLDHAEFKINAQQKNDTPPTDAFLHLMYHVNTDRGPAHSTKALTFHDQEQNAQDERVLVQDQENRNVIPINTEQAPAKKWSISENISQLIETTNSLPMRLVLVFLLGLLLSLTPCIYPMIPITVGILHAQKSSSLLGNFARAGAYTLGLATTFALLGLGASYTGPIYGKLLTHPISILVLVSFLAYLAFSMFGFYEMYVPRFMQPSGSHRSRSGSLVSAFLFGTASGTFASPCVSPGLILLLSIVATMGSMFMGFLLLFIFGIGLSTPLLIIGTFSTSLSLLPQAGMWMLEVKKLFGLLLFGVCFYYLSVLMPWHLLMIFVALFLITVGIVYLSADQTHTSPRWRKINNALGSLFIIGALLALSEGYKAYVANPHDDFWQTNYQEARTLALKENKKLFIDVWARYCSICKLINNTTLKDCAVRDALSNYIPLKIDGTDENEESYKYVKEKFKIVGFPAFLIVDPTTETIEKRWSSELYQMPREEFIYELNAHYKR; from the coding sequence ATGCACCTTCTCCGTTCTTTGATCATCCCTTTTTTGATTGCCACCTCGATTTTTGGCGAAAGCACACCGCACATACAAACAATCAAAAAATCGGAAAATGAATTAGAGGTTTCTCTAATTTTTAATTTAGAGCCGAATCAATTACTTTATAAAGATTCGTTGCACGTATCGGTTGATCATCCCGATATTCATGTTTCCGCTCTTGAATCGCTGCAAGAACCGGTAAAGCGTTATGATCCAGCAACCAAAGAAACTCAATTGGTATATCTTGATCATGCAGAATTTAAAATAAATGCTCAGCAAAAAAATGATACTCCACCCACCGATGCTTTCTTGCATCTTATGTATCACGTTAATACCGATCGCGGCCCCGCGCATAGTACAAAAGCGCTTACATTTCACGATCAGGAACAGAATGCTCAAGATGAACGCGTACTAGTACAAGATCAAGAAAATCGGAATGTGATACCTATAAATACCGAGCAAGCTCCTGCAAAAAAATGGTCCATTTCAGAAAATATTTCGCAATTAATTGAAACTACTAATTCGTTGCCAATGCGTTTAGTTCTGGTATTTTTGCTTGGCTTGCTTTTGAGTTTAACGCCGTGCATTTACCCAATGATTCCGATCACGGTCGGCATTTTGCATGCACAAAAAAGCTCTTCGCTGCTTGGAAATTTTGCACGCGCTGGCGCTTATACCCTCGGCCTTGCGACGACGTTTGCACTTTTAGGGCTTGGCGCAAGCTATACCGGCCCCATTTATGGAAAATTACTCACGCATCCGATTTCCATATTGGTTCTTGTCAGCTTTCTTGCTTATTTGGCGTTTTCAATGTTTGGGTTCTATGAAATGTATGTGCCCCGCTTTATGCAGCCATCCGGCTCGCATCGTTCTCGCTCCGGTTCGCTCGTTTCCGCGTTTCTTTTTGGTACAGCAAGCGGCACGTTTGCATCACCCTGCGTTTCTCCAGGACTCATTCTGCTTTTGAGCATTGTGGCAACGATGGGCAGCATGTTCATGGGCTTTTTATTGTTGTTTATATTCGGCATAGGATTAAGCACGCCGCTTTTAATTATCGGCACGTTTTCGACATCTCTTTCTTTGCTTCCGCAAGCTGGCATGTGGATGCTTGAAGTAAAAAAACTATTTGGGCTTCTTCTTTTTGGCGTATGCTTTTATTACCTTTCAGTATTAATGCCGTGGCACCTTTTGATGATATTCGTTGCGCTCTTTTTAATTACGGTGGGCATTGTTTATTTATCTGCAGATCAAACGCATACCTCGCCCCGCTGGCGAAAGATTAATAACGCGCTTGGCAGTTTATTCATCATTGGAGCGCTTCTTGCGCTTTCAGAAGGATATAAAGCGTACGTTGCAAATCCGCACGATGATTTCTGGCAAACCAATTATCAAGAAGCACGCACTCTCGCGCTAAAAGAAAATAAAAAACTTTTTATCGATGTATGGGCCCGCTACTGCTCAATTTGCAAACTTATTAATAATACGACGCTTAAGGATTGTGCAGTAAGAGATGCGCTCAGCAATTATATACCGCTCAAAATTGATGGCACCGATGAGAATGAAGAATCATATAAATACGTAAAAGAGAAATTTAAGATCGTCGGCTTTCCCGCATTCTTAATTGTGGATCCGACTACCGAAACGATCGAAAAGCGATGGTCGAGCGAGCTTTATCAAATGCCGCGTGAAGAATTTATTTATGAGCTTAATGCTCACTATAAAAGATAA
- a CDS encoding HPF/RaiA family ribosome-associated protein, producing the protein MNKKIHFQGMDSSVAIENYINDRLPKIEEFLKDNAGPVYIDFTVRPGIPHAHSQAELRVKTPHHEVMALKEGPHAYQLIDMVIDSVYDQLHEHKRRMTADKKNGNNDYFKGA; encoded by the coding sequence ATGAATAAGAAGATTCACTTTCAAGGCATGGATTCGTCTGTTGCTATTGAAAACTATATCAACGATCGATTGCCAAAAATTGAAGAATTTCTGAAAGATAATGCAGGGCCTGTATACATTGATTTCACTGTGCGCCCCGGAATTCCGCATGCGCACAGCCAGGCAGAATTGCGTGTAAAAACTCCGCATCATGAAGTTATGGCGCTTAAAGAAGGGCCGCACGCATATCAATTGATCGATATGGTTATTGATAGCGTTTATGATCAGTTGCATGAACATAAGCGAAGAATGACTGCCGACAAGAAAAACGGCAATAACGATTATTTTAAAGGTGCCTAG
- the der gene encoding ribosome biogenesis GTPase Der encodes MSSLPQVVIVGRTNVGKSTLFNRLSTDVKSMTLDYEGVTRDFVRDTVCWKDTCFELIDSGGISIHKVHDPLGEKVRQLGFDLIDKADLLLFVVDGKAGLTEDDRQLIQVVRRKGNKVLLAINKMDSNQAQEMLYEFVQLGFEENFPISAQHGTGIAELLDAILAALPKHAKTKEEEPRYSVALLGKPNVGKSSLMNLLLEQERSIVFDQPGTTREAITEPIKFYQETIAMTDTPGIRKKRSIDESLEEMMVKSSFRAVKNASIILLLIDSPQGHMSDQELKLAFYCFQEGKAIILLFNKDDLMTDFNRKDLAFDLERYDYFIKKIPSLTISCKTGKNIGKILPLVKKVWERNTQQLNDLELTRVFKAALERTPLYHQSKLLMLYRAEQVRHAPITILLYVNEPKWFGQSQVSFFENVMREHFDLVGVPVLFILRKRK; translated from the coding sequence ATGAGTTCATTACCCCAAGTAGTAATAGTTGGCAGGACCAACGTAGGCAAATCAACACTCTTTAACCGTTTATCGACCGATGTGAAAAGCATGACGCTCGATTATGAGGGAGTTACACGCGATTTTGTGCGTGATACGGTGTGTTGGAAAGATACGTGTTTTGAGTTAATTGATAGCGGCGGTATTAGTATCCACAAAGTTCACGATCCGCTTGGCGAAAAAGTGCGCCAATTAGGATTTGATCTTATTGATAAGGCGGATTTGCTTCTTTTTGTCGTTGATGGAAAAGCGGGATTAACGGAAGATGATCGCCAGCTTATTCAGGTGGTGCGCCGCAAAGGAAATAAAGTACTTTTAGCTATTAATAAAATGGATAGCAATCAAGCGCAAGAAATGCTTTATGAATTCGTGCAGCTTGGTTTTGAAGAAAACTTTCCGATTTCGGCACAGCATGGAACAGGCATTGCAGAACTACTTGATGCTATTCTTGCAGCTTTGCCAAAACATGCAAAAACTAAAGAAGAAGAACCGCGGTATTCTGTGGCTCTTCTTGGTAAACCGAACGTTGGAAAATCGTCTCTTATGAATTTGCTCTTAGAGCAGGAACGATCTATCGTTTTTGATCAGCCGGGCACTACGCGCGAGGCGATTACCGAGCCGATTAAATTCTATCAAGAAACAATTGCGATGACCGATACTCCCGGTATTCGCAAAAAAAGATCGATTGATGAATCGCTAGAAGAAATGATGGTGAAATCATCATTTCGTGCAGTAAAAAATGCATCGATTATTTTATTATTGATCGATTCCCCGCAAGGGCACATGAGCGATCAAGAATTGAAACTCGCGTTTTATTGCTTTCAAGAAGGAAAAGCGATCATTCTGCTTTTTAACAAAGATGATTTAATGACCGATTTCAATCGAAAAGATTTAGCATTTGATCTTGAGCGGTACGATTATTTTATTAAAAAAATTCCTTCACTCACGATTTCGTGCAAAACCGGAAAAAATATCGGTAAAATTTTGCCACTCGTGAAAAAAGTTTGGGAGCGCAATACGCAGCAGCTTAACGATCTTGAGCTTACGAGAGTATTTAAAGCGGCCCTTGAGCGAACGCCTCTTTATCATCAATCGAAATTATTGATGCTCTATCGCGCTGAACAGGTGCGGCATGCCCCAATTACTATTTTGCTGTACGTGAACGAGCCCAAATGGTTTGGCCAGAGCCAGGTAAGTTTCTTTGAAAATGTAATGCGCGAACATTTTGATCTGGTAGGTGTGCCAGTTCTTTTTATTCTGAGAAAAAGAAAGTAA
- the dnaX gene encoding DNA polymerase III subunit gamma/tau, which translates to MDLNLTRKWRSRTFDGIVGQSLVVRMLKNSLYLDRYFPVYLFSGQRGCGKTTTARIFSAAVNCEQLPNFQKDPRNISIPCLVCSSCTALFESRHPDFIEIDAASHTGVDNVRQIIEAASLLPLLGRKKIYLIDEAHMLSKAAFNAFLKILEEPPRSVLFILATTDPHKIIETVRSRCFQVFFGPVATPEVVDHLKDLCAKETIAYEDEALVLIGTHTEGSVRDAINLLERVRFSHASVGKQAVLDLLGYIDDTQLIELMKAVLSESSEEVISWFELHKVQDRSAPALWDSFIELIRALLWAHNGKIIERYLPLAQEITALSKQCSLSFISQALELFYDHELLFLKTTSQHRLFESLIMALCLRMHEKQPAHSGLANKPLVKSPVAKPVAVSAHSAAKENAAPSVENSSVQSVQETPKNDNRWHTVVIAIEKLDDPLLVSLFKQARFISFEQESGKLEVAFGKDFIFFQERIENTKAVWKPIIELSFGTNVQFCPSFIDHSVEIAAPKPVAPKQPMPTAQQPAQRPQASQSAPAHQNQWQQRRNSYEKKTVKPTERVKPFDVSDREQWKKAHRILETFPGIISEVQQ; encoded by the coding sequence ATGGATTTGAATCTTACTCGAAAATGGCGTTCACGCACATTTGATGGCATTGTTGGCCAATCGCTCGTAGTTCGCATGCTCAAAAATAGCTTATATCTCGATCGATATTTTCCTGTTTACCTGTTCTCTGGCCAGCGTGGATGTGGAAAAACAACCACCGCCCGTATTTTTAGCGCTGCCGTAAACTGTGAGCAGTTGCCAAATTTTCAAAAAGATCCGAGAAATATCTCGATTCCTTGCCTCGTTTGTTCATCATGTACTGCATTATTTGAGAGTCGCCATCCCGATTTTATAGAAATTGATGCTGCATCGCATACGGGAGTCGATAATGTTCGCCAAATCATTGAGGCAGCTTCGTTACTTCCGCTCCTTGGCAGAAAAAAAATATATCTGATCGATGAAGCTCATATGCTTAGTAAGGCCGCTTTTAACGCATTTTTAAAAATTTTAGAAGAGCCGCCACGCTCCGTTCTCTTTATTCTGGCGACGACCGATCCGCATAAAATTATTGAGACGGTTCGTTCAAGGTGTTTTCAAGTCTTTTTTGGCCCGGTAGCGACGCCTGAAGTGGTCGATCACTTGAAAGACCTTTGCGCAAAAGAAACTATTGCCTACGAAGATGAGGCGCTCGTTTTAATCGGAACTCACACAGAAGGATCGGTGCGTGATGCGATTAACTTGCTCGAGCGTGTTCGGTTTTCGCATGCAAGCGTGGGCAAACAGGCAGTTCTTGATCTGCTTGGCTATATTGATGATACGCAGCTTATTGAATTGATGAAGGCGGTTTTAAGCGAATCGAGTGAAGAGGTAATTTCTTGGTTTGAATTGCACAAGGTACAAGATAGATCAGCGCCAGCGCTTTGGGATTCGTTTATTGAGTTGATACGTGCTCTTTTATGGGCTCATAACGGTAAAATTATTGAGCGGTATCTGCCTCTTGCGCAAGAAATAACTGCGCTCAGCAAGCAATGTTCACTTTCGTTTATCAGCCAGGCGCTTGAACTTTTTTACGATCATGAACTGTTGTTTTTGAAAACAACTTCGCAGCATAGATTATTTGAATCGCTTATTATGGCGCTTTGTTTGCGCATGCATGAAAAACAACCAGCGCACTCCGGCTTAGCAAACAAACCACTCGTAAAATCACCTGTAGCAAAACCAGTAGCCGTTTCAGCGCACAGTGCGGCAAAAGAAAATGCAGCGCCTTCCGTTGAAAATTCATCAGTGCAATCGGTTCAAGAAACACCAAAAAATGATAACCGGTGGCACACCGTAGTTATCGCCATAGAAAAATTAGACGATCCGTTATTAGTATCTTTATTTAAACAAGCACGGTTTATTTCATTTGAGCAGGAATCGGGTAAACTGGAAGTAGCATTTGGCAAAGATTTTATTTTCTTTCAAGAACGAATAGAAAATACAAAAGCAGTTTGGAAACCGATCATAGAATTAAGCTTTGGCACCAACGTGCAGTTTTGCCCATCGTTTATTGATCATTCCGTTGAGATTGCTGCTCCAAAACCAGTTGCGCCAAAACAGCCAATGCCAACTGCGCAGCAACCAGCGCAGCGTCCGCAAGCATCACAATCGGCGCCCGCTCATCAAAATCAATGGCAACAGCGCCGCAATTCGTACGAAAAAAAAACAGTTAAACCAACTGAACGGGTCAAGCCGTTCGATGTTTCTGATCGCGAGCAATGGAAAAAAGCGCATCGCATCCTTGAAACATTTCCCGGTATTATCAGCGAGGTACAGCAATGA
- a CDS encoding histone deacetylase, with protein sequence MIKGFSPFCRKFLLIALQIAFGFSSSQTKAMDWLNPLGWDLKTKCAVAVGTAVVAKKGWDAARKLKDRWCYDGSKVPLVYHENYNIGFFGVEKLHPFDSKKYGHVADELKKEWNISGLHFYEPASEVSKDSLLKVHSKEYLDSLRSSKAIQKIVEVPVAKIPNFLLQRYLLSPMRYATQGTILATQLAFKHGAAINLSGGYHHAKADNGSGFCVYADIPLALQKLREKEKKDLKVLYIDLDAHQGDGVESCLENDKNIYFFDCYNEKNFPYATDSRELREKIHKKLISKDIYCKKGNHSGNCQDCSDKYINSVKNALPQALDEFQEIHNTKPDLIFYNAGTDPFEEDRLGRMKLTKQGIIDRDEFVFAQALKHKVPICMTLSGGYSPRSAEIISASISNLWNKGFLKKIEKEDVVKLD encoded by the coding sequence ATGATCAAAGGATTTTCTCCTTTTTGCCGAAAATTTTTGCTTATTGCATTGCAAATAGCATTCGGTTTTTCTTCGAGCCAAACAAAAGCTATGGATTGGCTAAACCCGCTTGGCTGGGATTTAAAAACGAAGTGTGCCGTTGCTGTTGGTACAGCGGTCGTAGCAAAAAAGGGATGGGATGCTGCACGGAAATTAAAAGATCGTTGGTGTTACGATGGCAGTAAAGTTCCTCTCGTATATCATGAAAACTATAATATTGGTTTTTTTGGCGTAGAAAAACTTCATCCATTTGATTCAAAAAAATATGGACATGTTGCGGATGAATTAAAAAAAGAATGGAACATTTCAGGTTTACATTTTTATGAGCCAGCATCAGAAGTTTCCAAAGATAGTCTTCTTAAAGTTCACTCAAAGGAATATTTAGATTCCTTACGTTCGTCAAAAGCCATTCAAAAAATCGTAGAAGTTCCAGTTGCCAAGATTCCTAATTTTCTTTTACAACGTTATCTACTTTCACCAATGCGGTATGCAACACAAGGAACAATCCTCGCTACTCAATTAGCATTTAAGCACGGAGCTGCAATAAATCTTTCTGGTGGATATCATCATGCAAAAGCTGATAATGGAAGCGGTTTTTGTGTGTATGCAGATATTCCTCTTGCGCTTCAAAAGCTGCGGGAAAAAGAAAAAAAAGATTTGAAAGTTCTCTATATTGATCTTGATGCGCATCAAGGCGATGGCGTTGAGTCGTGTTTAGAAAATGATAAAAATATATATTTTTTTGATTGTTATAATGAAAAAAATTTCCCCTATGCGACTGATAGTCGCGAACTTCGAGAAAAGATACATAAGAAATTGATCTCGAAAGATATTTATTGCAAGAAAGGGAACCATTCTGGAAACTGCCAGGATTGCAGTGATAAATATATTAACAGTGTAAAGAATGCTCTACCTCAAGCGTTAGATGAATTTCAAGAAATACATAACACCAAACCAGATCTTATTTTTTATAACGCCGGAACTGATCCATTTGAAGAAGACAGGCTTGGTAGAATGAAATTAACTAAGCAAGGTATTATAGATCGGGATGAATTCGTATTTGCGCAAGCACTAAAGCATAAAGTTCCCATATGCATGACTCTTTCAGGTGGTTATTCGCCCCGAAGTGCTGAAATTATTTCTGCTTCAATTTCAAATTTGTGGAATAAAGGCTTTTTGAAGAAAATTGAAAAAGAGGATGTTGTTAAACTGGATTAA
- a CDS encoding alpha/beta hydrolase: MNNYNKIGSIIFAFGMVSNGIAAMEAQDTQEDNIAVVVVPGLNGGGGQNLDVIYPHLKNRIVASCPNGIWQSDLGQNNCLNHLNDTMKTVSKDNKIKSIIIHGCSQGGATAYNGAVDHQVDNPQKIDVLVLEAAVASGNSAILQKVPKLVAGLPLSYYWAPYIAKLVMPRYAPAGRQPILQTAMLQKDLPIIIMHDKNDPEIPYDDAKALYTGLKNAGQENVYFIETNDGNHGSLLWKEQHAEQITAFHMILARHIKKQKIADEGLKKYQPPVDKEAYAKLVIKENRMPYVDLGVKTAFYASLCYGAYRIYKYFKPQ; encoded by the coding sequence GTGAATAATTATAATAAAATCGGTTCAATTATATTTGCATTTGGAATGGTAAGTAATGGCATTGCTGCTATGGAAGCTCAAGATACGCAAGAAGATAACATAGCAGTCGTTGTTGTGCCCGGTCTCAATGGCGGCGGGGGCCAAAACCTCGATGTTATTTATCCACATCTGAAAAATAGAATAGTGGCATCGTGCCCAAATGGTATATGGCAGTCGGATTTAGGCCAAAATAATTGCTTAAATCATTTAAACGATACGATGAAAACCGTCTCGAAAGATAATAAAATTAAAAGCATCATTATTCATGGCTGTTCGCAAGGCGGGGCTACTGCCTATAATGGTGCGGTAGATCATCAAGTTGATAATCCGCAAAAAATTGATGTACTTGTTCTGGAAGCAGCAGTAGCTTCTGGAAATAGTGCCATCTTGCAAAAAGTCCCCAAGCTTGTTGCTGGTTTGCCATTGAGTTATTATTGGGCCCCTTATATAGCTAAATTAGTTATGCCTCGTTACGCACCTGCCGGTAGGCAACCAATTCTTCAGACCGCAATGCTACAAAAAGATTTGCCGATTATTATTATGCATGATAAAAACGACCCAGAGATTCCTTATGATGATGCAAAAGCGTTATACACAGGTTTAAAGAATGCTGGGCAAGAGAATGTGTATTTTATTGAAACGAATGATGGAAATCACGGTTCTTTACTATGGAAAGAACAACATGCAGAACAAATTACTGCGTTTCATATGATTTTAGCAAGGCACATTAAAAAGCAAAAAATTGCTGATGAAGGTTTAAAAAAATATCAGCCGCCTGTGGACAAAGAAGCATATGCAAAGTTAGTAATCAAAGAAAATAGAATGCCGTATGTGGATTTGGGGGTAAAAACTGCTTTTTATGCATCGTTATGCTATGGCGCTTATAGAATATATAAATACTTCAAACCACAGTAA
- a CDS encoding methylated-DNA--[protein]-cysteine S-methyltransferase: MNLKIHLLANKTNLEIHYGFHKTEFGLCLIGLIDQDICHLSFHDNENQGLLELQKEWPQAQLIPEQDKIAKNIKAIFKNNGDKFSVALKGTPFQIEVWQQLIKIPAGSTVSYQEIAQALGKPTATRAVASAIAKNNISYLIPCHRVIRKSGKINNYRWGIQCKKSLLAAERAELA, encoded by the coding sequence ATGAATCTGAAAATTCATCTTCTTGCAAATAAAACAAATTTAGAAATTCACTACGGATTTCATAAAACAGAATTTGGCTTGTGCCTGATTGGTTTAATCGATCAGGATATTTGCCATCTTTCATTTCACGATAATGAAAATCAAGGATTGCTTGAACTTCAAAAAGAATGGCCACAAGCGCAATTAATTCCTGAACAAGATAAAATTGCAAAAAACATTAAAGCAATTTTTAAAAATAATGGCGATAAATTTTCTGTAGCACTCAAAGGCACTCCGTTCCAAATCGAAGTGTGGCAACAGCTTATTAAAATTCCTGCGGGTAGCACTGTTTCATATCAAGAAATTGCTCAAGCACTAGGAAAACCAACCGCAACTCGCGCCGTTGCAAGTGCAATTGCAAAAAATAATATTTCCTATCTGATTCCTTGCCATCGCGTCATTCGCAAATCTGGAAAAATAAATAATTATCGCTGGGGAATTCAGTGCAAAAAATCTTTGCTTGCCGCGGAGCGGGCAGAACTTGCTTAG
- the rpsB gene encoding 30S ribosomal protein S2: MIDLKKLIEAGVHFGHKTSRWNPKMEPFIWGHRNNIHLINVKATGDRLEKAAQFLESIASTKKSILFVGTKKVAQEPVATVGQRLKLPYVIHRWIGGTLTNNSQVKKSITKLLHFEDIVSKSDQHLYTKKEYGVYQKMVDRLMKNVGSIRNFTMPVGAVVLVDVKKEQTALREANAMGIPVVALVDTNSDPSMVNYPIPGNDDAVSSIRIMLDYLADAVARGQEKAAQLKEEQAAAAAAARIEEDAQMLPAEGSEEEEKRARTRKKAGDLPKAPEAKPRRAPAFKPRPKKDE, translated from the coding sequence ATGATAGATTTAAAAAAACTTATTGAAGCGGGCGTGCATTTTGGTCACAAGACCTCGCGCTGGAACCCAAAAATGGAACCGTTCATTTGGGGGCACCGCAACAATATCCATTTGATTAACGTAAAAGCTACAGGCGATCGCTTAGAAAAAGCCGCTCAATTTTTGGAATCGATAGCTTCAACTAAAAAATCAATTTTGTTCGTTGGTACCAAAAAGGTAGCACAAGAACCGGTAGCAACAGTTGGCCAACGCCTAAAATTGCCTTATGTAATCCATCGCTGGATTGGTGGCACGTTGACCAATAACTCTCAAGTTAAAAAGTCGATTACCAAGTTGCTTCATTTTGAAGATATTGTTTCAAAGTCTGATCAACATCTGTACACAAAAAAAGAATACGGCGTTTACCAAAAAATGGTTGACCGTTTGATGAAAAACGTTGGCAGCATCCGTAATTTCACAATGCCAGTTGGAGCGGTTGTTCTTGTTGACGTGAAAAAAGAACAAACGGCTTTGCGTGAAGCTAACGCAATGGGAATTCCTGTGGTAGCTCTAGTTGATACTAATAGCGATCCATCAATGGTAAATTATCCAATTCCAGGAAACGATGATGCAGTAAGTTCTATCCGCATTATGTTGGATTACTTAGCTGACGCTGTCGCTCGTGGCCAAGAAAAAGCTGCTCAACTTAAAGAAGAGCAAGCGGCCGCAGCTGCTGCAGCAAGAATCGAAGAAGATGCGCAAATGTTGCCTGCTGAAGGTAGCGAAGAAGAAGAAAAGCGTGCTCGCACACGTAAAAAAGCTGGAGATCTTCCAAAGGCTCCTGAAGCAAAACCTCGCCGCGCACCGGCGTTCAAACCTCGTCCAAAAAAAGACGAATAA